One stretch of Roseiconus lacunae DNA includes these proteins:
- a CDS encoding ATP-grasp domain-containing protein: MTVEPKRSASTVGAARFLMLGPSEGWHAEQLRAACRRHGCRVDAAGYESLASITATPHSTGSFSGNSIADRPVTTRHRCDAGPIEQYDGILTRTMPAASMERLTYRLAVLHGIADRIEGRPIAMVNPPRGLEWAIDKFATSMRLAAAGYPVPDTEVVQDRSEALDAFDRLGSDCIVKPIFGGEGRGVMRVSDRELAWTCFSSLEQLQATILIQRFVSPGGRDTRLLVIGDRVLGFRRINERSFRTNLKTGSSCERVDVDPAHVEAARSITRRFGLQFASVDIIDNDHGPPLFLEVNAIPGWKGAQSVCDDSIADLVIDRLRQLCRNGQLSINNGS, translated from the coding sequence ATGACGGTTGAACCGAAACGTTCCGCGTCAACAGTGGGCGCGGCGCGTTTCTTGATGTTGGGGCCATCGGAAGGCTGGCATGCCGAACAGCTACGCGCTGCTTGCCGTCGTCACGGTTGCCGAGTCGATGCGGCGGGATATGAATCGTTGGCTTCGATCACCGCAACGCCCCATTCGACGGGATCCTTTTCTGGGAACTCGATCGCCGATCGGCCGGTGACGACCCGGCATCGATGCGACGCGGGGCCGATCGAACAATACGATGGCATCTTGACGCGTACGATGCCTGCGGCGTCGATGGAACGGTTGACATATCGTTTGGCGGTGCTTCACGGGATCGCCGATCGGATTGAAGGTCGCCCCATTGCGATGGTCAATCCGCCGCGCGGTCTGGAATGGGCGATCGACAAGTTTGCCACTTCGATGCGTCTTGCGGCGGCGGGCTATCCGGTACCTGATACGGAGGTGGTTCAAGATCGAAGCGAAGCGCTCGACGCATTCGATCGCCTAGGATCCGACTGTATTGTCAAGCCGATTTTTGGCGGCGAAGGGCGCGGGGTGATGCGTGTGTCGGATCGCGAACTGGCATGGACCTGTTTTTCCAGCCTTGAACAACTTCAGGCGACTATCTTAATCCAGCGGTTTGTCTCACCGGGTGGACGCGATACAAGACTGTTAGTGATCGGTGATCGTGTGTTGGGGTTTCGGCGGATTAACGAGAGATCATTTCGAACGAACTTAAAAACAGGATCAAGCTGCGAACGCGTCGACGTCGATCCGGCGCATGTCGAAGCGGCTCGTTCGATCACACGCCGCTTTGGATTGCAATTTGCGTCGGTCGACATCATCGACAACGATCATGGCCCACCGTTATTCTTGGAAGTCAACGCGATCCCGGGTTGGAAAGGCGCGCAATCGGTGTGCGACGATTCGATCGCTGATCTGGTCATTGATCGTCTTCGGCAACTTTGCAGAAATGGTCAACTTTCCATCAACAACGGATCGTGA
- the fmt gene encoding methionyl-tRNA formyltransferase, which produces MALKIIVMGTGPFAVPSFEALRRSEDTIIAVVTKPEPPVKSRKGPPPAPVRTWANEHSLPIFDPVSINEDAAVEQLQLWSPDLLVVCDYGHILKPAALESARLGGINLHGSLLPAYRGAAPVQRALLSGDPITGVSVIHMTPRLDGGPILAKATTEIQPDETSGELEERLSSLGVDLVVDSIETLRHWDGETAIGETQDATKVTRAPRLHKREAHIDWGWDRSKIDCHVRGMQPWPIAYTEIQLRQGKPPQRIAVLRVSPVEGDVAELQPGQVTGDQELIVCCGDGLLRLDEIRPAGKNQMSGEQWLRGHQLKRGSTFSAPIDS; this is translated from the coding sequence ATCGCTTTAAAAATCATTGTCATGGGCACTGGTCCCTTTGCGGTCCCCAGCTTTGAAGCCCTCCGTCGATCCGAAGACACAATCATCGCCGTGGTGACGAAACCAGAACCGCCGGTAAAAAGCCGGAAAGGTCCTCCTCCGGCCCCCGTGCGCACCTGGGCGAACGAGCATTCGTTGCCAATCTTCGATCCAGTTTCGATCAACGAAGATGCGGCCGTCGAACAGCTTCAACTGTGGTCACCGGATCTACTCGTCGTCTGCGACTACGGTCACATACTTAAACCGGCGGCACTCGAGAGCGCGCGACTGGGCGGCATCAACCTGCATGGTTCGCTGCTACCGGCGTATCGCGGGGCGGCACCTGTTCAACGGGCGCTGCTCAGTGGAGACCCCATAACGGGAGTGAGCGTGATTCACATGACGCCACGTCTTGACGGAGGTCCGATTCTCGCCAAAGCGACGACTGAGATTCAACCTGATGAAACGTCGGGAGAACTCGAAGAACGCCTTTCGAGCCTTGGGGTCGACCTGGTTGTCGATTCGATCGAAACCCTGCGGCATTGGGACGGAGAAACTGCGATCGGAGAAACCCAAGATGCCACAAAGGTGACCCGAGCACCGCGTCTGCACAAACGTGAAGCACACATCGATTGGGGATGGGATCGCAGCAAGATTGACTGCCACGTCCGTGGGATGCAGCCCTGGCCGATTGCTTACACCGAGATCCAACTTCGCCAAGGTAAACCGCCTCAACGGATCGCCGTCCTGCGAGTCAGTCCGGTCGAAGGAGATGTCGCGGAACTTCAACCGGGACAAGTCACCGGCGATCAGGAATTGATCGTTTGCTGCGGAGACGGACTTTTGCGACTCGACGAAATCCGTCCGGCGGGGAAGAACCAAATGAGCGGTGAGCAATGGCTACGAGGTCATCAACTCAAACGTGGCAGCACGTTTAGCGCGCCGATCGATTCATAA
- the trmB gene encoding tRNA (guanosine(46)-N7)-methyltransferase TrmB yields the protein MKAGKVSINGHGQFGKEGMGEVDLPTWQTGAGSVMMPFGQSRIRCQVNQRHCRRLRLGYDYPFDPSIRCFWSIIPVLVDHSRNSIWIKALNTARSRFLMPRSPLRSPKPSIDLSQHLMLMREQSPHHPAAEETVAEVPAELSSPVLFENDWPLELEIGSGKGLFLATASQATPGHNFVGIEIVHKYAKHTAARLSKADCENAKIISGDAGPILRDRIAPGSLEAVHVYFPDPWWKKRHRKRRVVNETSVKHFLTALRPGGRFHFWTDVLDYFESTVEMIAAVAPEFGVPIPEQKKQSTHDLDYRTHFERRSRQNQIPVYRVRYEKRG from the coding sequence ATGAAGGCCGGAAAAGTCAGCATCAACGGACATGGGCAATTTGGCAAGGAAGGGATGGGGGAAGTGGATTTGCCGACTTGGCAAACTGGGGCTGGCAGTGTCATGATGCCGTTCGGGCAATCACGAATTCGATGCCAAGTGAATCAGCGGCATTGTAGACGTTTGCGCCTAGGTTACGATTACCCTTTCGATCCGTCGATCCGCTGTTTCTGGTCGATTATTCCAGTTCTGGTCGATCATTCCAGGAATTCGATTTGGATCAAGGCACTCAATACCGCCCGATCTCGATTTCTGATGCCCCGCAGTCCGCTCCGTTCACCGAAACCGTCCATCGATTTGTCGCAACATCTAATGCTGATGCGCGAGCAATCGCCTCATCACCCCGCCGCGGAGGAGACAGTGGCGGAGGTGCCTGCAGAGCTGAGCAGCCCGGTGCTGTTTGAGAATGATTGGCCGTTGGAGCTTGAAATCGGCAGTGGGAAAGGATTGTTTCTAGCCACCGCGTCACAGGCAACGCCGGGGCACAATTTCGTCGGCATCGAAATCGTCCATAAATATGCCAAGCACACCGCGGCGCGGCTTTCTAAGGCGGACTGCGAGAACGCAAAAATCATTTCGGGCGATGCGGGCCCCATTTTACGGGACCGGATCGCACCGGGGTCGCTAGAAGCGGTCCACGTTTATTTTCCCGATCCCTGGTGGAAAAAGCGGCACCGAAAGCGACGGGTGGTTAACGAGACGAGTGTCAAGCATTTCCTCACGGCGTTGCGTCCCGGGGGACGTTTTCACTTTTGGACCGATGTGCTGGACTATTTCGAATCGACCGTCGAAATGATCGCCGCCGTGGCCCCCGAATTCGGTGTTCCAATTCCCGAGCAAAAGAAACAGTCAACGCACGACTTGGACTACCGAACGCATTTCGAACGCCGCAGTCGACAGAATCAGATCCCGGTTTATCGAGTTCGGTACGAAAAACGCGGTTAA
- the hemE gene encoding uroporphyrinogen decarboxylase, whose translation MSVDADFSGLHVASLESRRASEMQRLIERYGGVAHVSPSMREVPIEPNRPAIDFAYRVMTGEINVVILMTGVGFRFLLRAIEKHVDTQRFLDSLSDITTICRGPKPVAAMRELGIKPTHRVGEPNTWREILQYIDHEKVSIANQVIGLQEYGISNASLVAGLEARGAIVEPLRVYGWEFPEQTDALRENIIALSEGKRDLLLLTSAHQIVNMMRMAEQMGVSDQLRRGLYGTAIASIGPTTTQMLNECELHADMEPSHPKMGHLVVESARQSSSMVTQKRRWRESDAAIQISRNVAIENEDASQKHPSVDSLFMKACRGEPTERTPAWLMRQAGRYMAEYREVRANQSFLELCYNPKLCSEVMCTAVDRLGVDAAIIFSDLLPLLEPLGFDLEFVAGDGPVIHNPIREEADLARLKRLDDPQSLGFVYETVRQTRQDLPEHLPVIGFSGSPFTLASYAIEGGGSKVYTNTKKLMYRSIGSHSGGAWGELMATLSEAITVYLNHQIAAGAQCVQLFDSWAGCLSPNEYAEFVLPWMDKIISGIAPGVPLINFATGNPELLPLLRGDRRTVVGVDWRIPLRRAWDRIGHDKSVQGNLDPAVLLAEPDVIRSRTGDLLRSVSDLDGHIFNLGHGVFKETPVDNAIALVDAVKELSAR comes from the coding sequence ATGTCCGTTGATGCTGACTTTTCCGGCCTTCATGTCGCTTCGCTCGAAAGTCGCCGTGCGAGTGAAATGCAACGGCTGATCGAGCGATACGGTGGCGTGGCACATGTCAGCCCTTCGATGCGTGAGGTGCCGATCGAGCCCAACCGCCCGGCGATCGACTTTGCGTATCGCGTCATGACGGGAGAGATCAACGTGGTCATCCTGATGACCGGCGTTGGCTTTCGCTTCCTGTTGCGTGCGATCGAAAAACACGTCGACACGCAACGATTTCTCGATTCACTTTCGGATATCACCACGATCTGCCGTGGCCCCAAGCCGGTCGCCGCGATGCGAGAACTAGGCATCAAACCAACACACCGTGTCGGGGAACCGAACACATGGCGGGAAATCTTGCAGTACATCGACCACGAAAAGGTTTCGATCGCAAATCAAGTCATCGGACTTCAGGAATACGGGATCTCGAACGCTTCCTTGGTCGCAGGGCTGGAAGCCCGTGGGGCGATCGTCGAACCGCTACGCGTTTATGGGTGGGAATTTCCTGAACAAACCGACGCACTTCGCGAGAACATCATCGCCCTTTCCGAAGGCAAACGTGATCTCTTGCTGCTGACCAGTGCCCACCAAATCGTCAACATGATGCGAATGGCGGAGCAAATGGGCGTATCGGATCAACTCCGCCGCGGACTCTATGGCACCGCGATCGCTTCGATCGGGCCGACCACCACCCAAATGCTTAACGAGTGCGAACTGCACGCGGACATGGAGCCGTCTCATCCCAAGATGGGGCACCTTGTTGTCGAATCGGCTCGGCAATCATCGTCGATGGTCACCCAAAAGCGTCGCTGGCGTGAATCGGATGCGGCGATCCAAATTTCACGAAATGTTGCGATCGAAAACGAAGACGCATCACAGAAACACCCCTCGGTCGACAGCCTGTTTATGAAAGCATGTCGCGGCGAACCGACCGAACGTACCCCCGCTTGGCTGATGCGACAAGCCGGACGTTACATGGCCGAGTACCGAGAGGTCCGAGCAAACCAAAGCTTCTTGGAACTTTGCTACAACCCCAAACTATGCAGCGAAGTGATGTGCACCGCCGTGGATCGACTGGGTGTCGATGCCGCGATCATCTTTTCAGATTTGCTGCCACTACTTGAACCGCTTGGGTTTGACCTCGAATTCGTCGCCGGTGACGGACCGGTCATCCACAACCCCATTCGCGAAGAAGCCGACCTAGCTCGACTAAAGCGATTGGACGACCCACAGTCCTTGGGGTTTGTTTATGAGACCGTTCGCCAAACTCGACAAGACCTGCCCGAGCATCTGCCCGTGATCGGGTTTTCCGGTTCGCCATTCACGCTCGCCAGCTACGCGATCGAGGGTGGCGGTAGCAAGGTTTACACCAATACAAAGAAGCTCATGTACCGTTCGATCGGTTCCCACTCCGGTGGAGCCTGGGGCGAGCTGATGGCGACGCTGTCTGAAGCGATTACGGTGTATCTAAATCATCAGATCGCCGCCGGTGCACAATGCGTGCAGTTGTTTGATAGCTGGGCCGGCTGCCTGTCGCCGAACGAATATGCCGAGTTTGTCTTACCTTGGATGGACAAGATTATCAGTGGCATCGCACCCGGCGTTCCGCTGATCAACTTTGCCACCGGGAACCCGGAATTACTGCCGTTGTTGCGAGGCGATCGCAGAACAGTGGTCGGCGTCGATTGGCGAATTCCGCTCCGCCGTGCTTGGGATCGTATCGGTCACGATAAGAGCGTCCAAGGAAATTTGGACCCCGCCGTTCTACTAGCCGAGCCGGACGTGATCCGATCACGAACCGGGGATCTTCTTCGCAGCGTTTCTGATTTGGACGGTCATATCTTTAACCTAGGGCACGGCGTCTTTAAGGAAACGCCAGTCGATAACGCGATTGCCTTGGTCGATGCGGTGAAAGAATTGAGTGCTCGATAA
- a CDS encoding flagellar motor protein MotB — MSKRKKLEPSVPSKAYLVSFGDTMTALLAFFIVLNSLAKEQTGANMYSGTGSFVNAFTSAGTPGKMSGDRSSEMIQQESQKPLYALQENLHKNEKQEDVGPDESNNHERVIDRDREQFQKFLKELEEQLDLRTLPQIEDQVVFDSFQPPDPKTGKISRHATQLISETLSKMRDENMVMEIVVWADMPKASALKRTLEKSTKLRNEVESSFWMNQSTRSRIKYRVKPWLFADAKRPQMSIILGRQASPAAP, encoded by the coding sequence ATGAGCAAACGAAAGAAGCTTGAGCCCAGTGTTCCGAGCAAGGCCTATCTCGTTTCCTTTGGTGACACGATGACGGCACTGCTTGCGTTCTTCATCGTTCTCAACTCGCTGGCAAAAGAACAGACCGGCGCGAACATGTATTCTGGAACGGGGTCGTTCGTCAATGCGTTCACCAGTGCGGGAACACCGGGGAAAATGTCCGGTGATCGATCTTCAGAGATGATCCAACAAGAGTCTCAAAAGCCGTTGTACGCGCTTCAGGAAAACTTGCACAAGAATGAAAAGCAAGAGGACGTTGGTCCGGATGAGAGCAACAACCATGAACGAGTCATCGATCGTGACCGGGAGCAGTTTCAGAAGTTTTTGAAAGAACTCGAGGAGCAACTTGATTTACGGACCTTGCCGCAGATCGAAGATCAAGTTGTCTTTGACTCCTTTCAACCGCCGGACCCAAAGACCGGTAAAATCAGCCGTCACGCGACGCAGCTAATTTCCGAAACCTTGTCAAAAATGCGTGATGAAAACATGGTGATGGAGATCGTCGTTTGGGCGGACATGCCAAAGGCCTCAGCACTGAAACGGACTTTGGAGAAGTCAACCAAACTACGAAACGAAGTCGAGTCGTCCTTTTGGATGAACCAATCGACCCGTTCTCGCATCAAATACCGCGTGAAGCCCTGGTTGTTCGCCGATGCGAAACGCCCACAGATGTCGATCATCCTGGGACGCCAAGCGTCGCCGGCTGCTCCGTAG
- the mch gene encoding methenyltetrahydromethanopterin cyclohydrolase — MRLSPNQNAIGVIERLAADPVSGVTVREIGDANVYDFGVKVDGTLAGGLALAEICLGGLGRVSLVPCDGQRFVSANSIYVQTDAPLVACLGCQYAGWPVQADDYFAMGSGPARLHRGREAMLQKYDLGDSESKSAVVVLEAESFPTESTIALIAEQCGVQAKQLRVCIAPSTSIAGSAQVVARSIETALHKIDELGFDVRRIVSGTGCAPLPPPAKRGDMIGGIGRTNDAMLYGAEVTLYVNCDDEAVESIYEKIPSCSSSDYGRPFAKIFADYDHDFYKVDPMLFSPAVVTVCNLKSGRTFRAGKFLTDVLRESFLS; from the coding sequence ATGCGACTGTCACCAAATCAGAATGCGATCGGGGTGATCGAACGCCTCGCCGCCGATCCGGTCAGCGGCGTGACGGTGCGGGAGATCGGTGACGCAAACGTCTACGACTTCGGTGTCAAAGTGGACGGGACGCTTGCCGGGGGACTTGCGTTGGCCGAAATCTGTTTGGGCGGATTAGGCCGTGTCTCGCTCGTTCCATGTGACGGGCAGCGATTTGTATCGGCTAACAGCATCTATGTTCAGACCGACGCTCCATTGGTGGCGTGTCTCGGATGTCAATACGCCGGATGGCCGGTTCAGGCGGACGACTATTTTGCGATGGGCAGTGGTCCGGCCCGCTTGCATCGTGGTCGTGAAGCGATGCTGCAAAAGTATGACCTCGGGGATTCGGAATCGAAGTCTGCCGTGGTCGTGCTTGAGGCGGAATCGTTTCCGACCGAATCGACGATCGCGCTGATCGCCGAACAGTGTGGCGTCCAGGCAAAGCAATTGAGAGTGTGTATCGCGCCGAGTACGTCGATCGCCGGATCGGCCCAAGTCGTCGCCCGTAGCATCGAAACCGCGTTGCACAAAATCGATGAACTGGGTTTTGATGTCCGTCGTATTGTTAGCGGAACCGGCTGCGCCCCGTTGCCTCCGCCGGCAAAGCGAGGCGATATGATCGGCGGTATCGGCCGGACGAACGATGCGATGCTCTATGGCGCCGAAGTCACGCTGTATGTCAATTGTGATGACGAAGCGGTCGAATCGATCTACGAAAAAATCCCTAGTTGTTCGTCTTCCGACTACGGGCGTCCGTTCGCGAAAATCTTCGCGGACTATGATCACGATTTCTACAAAGTCGACCCGATGTTGTTCAGTCCCGCGGTGGTGACGGTATGTAATTTGAAAAGCGGACGGACGTTCCGGGCGGGAAAGTTTCTGACTGACGTTCTACGTGAGTCATTCTTATCATGA
- a CDS encoding flagellar motor protein MotB, protein MPKDAPADPPEDIPAWFMTYSDVITLLMTFFILLLTFATTEPERFEKVTVSVFGRAGATGVAGHKHDKLDRDSWTTRIRPRAARIALQGSEMPPIEKEMASAAVGKGLEGLSEEESKRDVMKTFAFELPIKKMVGSDMKVNRQGAQAAAKLSAQLRSLSIHCVLEVSDPKLQDRVCAFADYLYHVEKARPGQIGTALTEKVTTDMVRIVIEQYESGR, encoded by the coding sequence ATGCCCAAGGATGCACCCGCCGATCCGCCGGAAGATATCCCCGCGTGGTTCATGACATACAGCGACGTGATCACGCTGTTGATGACGTTCTTTATCTTGCTGTTGACCTTTGCGACCACCGAGCCGGAACGGTTCGAAAAGGTCACCGTGAGCGTATTCGGTCGTGCAGGTGCCACGGGGGTTGCCGGTCACAAACATGACAAGCTCGACCGCGATTCCTGGACGACAAGGATTCGCCCCCGTGCCGCTCGAATCGCGTTGCAAGGAAGCGAAATGCCGCCGATCGAAAAGGAAATGGCAAGTGCCGCGGTCGGTAAAGGTCTCGAAGGGCTTTCCGAAGAAGAGTCCAAACGTGATGTGATGAAGACGTTTGCGTTTGAGTTACCGATCAAGAAAATGGTCGGCTCGGATATGAAGGTGAATCGACAAGGCGCACAAGCGGCCGCGAAGCTTTCTGCGCAATTGCGATCGCTCAGCATTCATTGCGTCTTGGAAGTCTCCGATCCAAAACTTCAGGATCGTGTGTGCGCTTTCGCCGACTATCTCTATCACGTGGAGAAAGCCCGACCGGGACAAATCGGCACTGCCCTCACTGAGAAGGTTACGACCGACATGGTGCGGATCGTCATCGAGCAATACGAGAGTGGCCGATGA
- the def gene encoding peptide deformylase has product MPLEVIHYPHPTLRYVSKPIRKVDAELKQIAQEMLDLMYESGGVGLAANQVDLPLRMFVANPTGQRGEGEEFVILNPEVQRPKGNASSVEGCLSLPGVNGEVIRPKSIRISAFDISGKSIDATVEGFLARVFLHEIDHLDGTMFFDRMNEQAVQEIQPELDEFETDFRSKQSAGAIPPDEELVERLNQWTEKYC; this is encoded by the coding sequence ATGCCGCTTGAAGTCATTCATTATCCGCATCCAACGCTCCGCTATGTCAGCAAGCCGATTCGCAAAGTCGATGCCGAACTGAAGCAGATCGCCCAGGAGATGCTGGATTTAATGTATGAAAGCGGCGGCGTCGGATTGGCGGCAAACCAGGTGGACCTACCGTTGCGAATGTTCGTAGCCAACCCGACCGGCCAACGTGGGGAGGGCGAGGAATTCGTCATCCTCAATCCCGAAGTTCAGCGTCCGAAGGGCAACGCCAGCTCTGTCGAAGGTTGCCTCAGTCTGCCCGGCGTCAACGGCGAGGTCATTCGGCCGAAATCGATTCGAATCAGCGCCTTCGACATTTCCGGCAAGTCAATCGATGCTACCGTCGAAGGCTTTTTGGCGCGAGTCTTTTTGCACGAAATCGATCATCTCGATGGGACAATGTTTTTCGATCGCATGAATGAGCAAGCGGTCCAAGAAATCCAGCCGGAACTTGATGAATTTGAAACCGATTTTCGATCAAAGCAATCTGCCGGCGCGATCCCTCCTGATGAAGAGCTTGTCGAACGCCTCAATCAGTGGACCGAAAAGTACTGCTAA
- a CDS encoding fatty acid CoA ligase family protein, whose translation MPSQVRDGNVASRLEVVASLAPGAIAIAEPSGPPTKDGTRSYSLTTFDNLDKESDAIAAGLVRWGLRPGMRVAMLVPFGARFIGLVFALLKSGVTVILIDPGIGRKHLVRCLSDAKPDGFVGIPKAMAIRTLLGRKFPAAKWNVTVGRRLFWGGKTLDQIKTLGQSIPQDRRKESLPRVERADPAAIIFTTGSTGPPKGVLYTHGTFHAQIDRIRERYDIHRGSRDLACFPLFGLFDAVMGVTTIIPDMDPTRPAEVNPQRLIEAAEQWEVDQSFGSPALWNTVIRWCESRGIDNPFPTMRRILSAGAPVPASTMARLRRLLDEEAEIYTPYGATEALPLASIESRQIIGETGPASTRGKGVCVGTRFDDVQWKVIKVHDGPIESIDQIEELPQGKIGELMVTGPMVTREYVVRADQNALHKVADGGTVWHRMGDVGYLDREDRFWFCGRKAHRVTNDKKTWYTVPCEAIFNAHPNVYRSALVGRGEPGRQTPVILVEPIPEAKPKTDAEKQRLREELLTLASLNPLTVRITEVIIRDQPLPTDIRHNSKIFRERLAEELNGGAS comes from the coding sequence ATGCCAAGCCAAGTTCGAGATGGAAATGTTGCGTCGCGATTGGAAGTCGTCGCGTCGCTAGCTCCCGGAGCGATCGCGATTGCGGAACCGAGCGGGCCGCCGACCAAAGATGGGACACGCAGTTATTCGTTGACTACGTTTGACAACTTAGACAAGGAAAGCGACGCGATAGCGGCAGGTTTGGTGCGGTGGGGACTGAGACCGGGAATGCGCGTGGCCATGTTGGTGCCCTTCGGTGCCCGATTTATCGGCTTGGTGTTCGCGCTCCTAAAGTCCGGCGTAACGGTCATCTTGATTGATCCAGGAATCGGCCGAAAGCACTTGGTGCGTTGCCTTTCCGATGCCAAGCCCGATGGGTTTGTTGGGATCCCCAAGGCGATGGCGATTCGCACCTTGCTGGGCCGAAAATTTCCGGCGGCAAAATGGAATGTCACCGTTGGGAGACGGCTATTCTGGGGCGGTAAAACACTTGATCAAATTAAAACGCTTGGTCAGTCAATCCCCCAGGATCGACGAAAGGAGTCTCTTCCGCGTGTCGAGCGGGCGGATCCTGCGGCGATCATTTTTACGACCGGTAGTACCGGACCGCCGAAGGGAGTGCTTTACACGCACGGAACATTTCATGCCCAAATTGATCGGATCCGTGAACGTTACGACATTCATCGCGGGTCGCGTGATCTCGCATGCTTTCCACTTTTTGGATTGTTCGACGCCGTCATGGGAGTCACGACGATCATCCCCGATATGGATCCGACTCGGCCTGCCGAGGTCAATCCGCAACGTTTGATAGAAGCTGCCGAGCAATGGGAGGTTGATCAATCATTCGGTTCGCCGGCACTTTGGAACACCGTCATTCGGTGGTGTGAAAGTCGCGGCATTGACAATCCATTTCCGACGATGCGTCGTATCTTGTCAGCCGGCGCTCCCGTCCCGGCATCGACGATGGCCCGGCTACGGCGCTTACTTGACGAGGAAGCCGAAATCTACACGCCATACGGTGCGACCGAAGCGTTGCCACTTGCGTCTATTGAGTCACGGCAGATTATTGGTGAAACCGGTCCGGCCTCGACTCGGGGGAAAGGCGTTTGTGTCGGGACCCGGTTCGATGATGTGCAATGGAAGGTGATCAAGGTTCACGACGGGCCGATCGAGTCAATTGATCAGATCGAGGAACTACCGCAAGGTAAGATCGGCGAGTTAATGGTGACCGGGCCAATGGTCACCCGTGAATACGTGGTCCGAGCCGATCAAAACGCGTTACATAAAGTCGCCGACGGTGGCACCGTTTGGCATCGCATGGGCGACGTGGGGTACTTGGATCGAGAGGATCGGTTTTGGTTTTGTGGTCGCAAAGCCCATCGTGTGACCAACGACAAGAAAACGTGGTACACGGTGCCCTGCGAAGCGATCTTTAATGCACATCCCAATGTCTATCGATCCGCACTCGTCGGACGCGGCGAACCCGGTCGTCAAACCCCCGTCATTTTGGTCGAACCGATCCCCGAAGCGAAGCCGAAGACGGATGCGGAGAAACAGCGTTTGCGTGAAGAGTTGCTAACCTTGGCGTCGTTGAATCCGCTCACCGTACGAATCACTGAAGTGATCATTCGAGACCAACCTTTGCCAACAGACATCCGTCATAACAGCAAGATTTTTCGCGAACGATTGGCCGAAGAGCTTAACGGGGGAGCAAGCTGA